A genomic stretch from Clavelina lepadiformis chromosome 5, kaClaLepa1.1, whole genome shotgun sequence includes:
- the LOC143459269 gene encoding pyruvate dehydrogenase E1 component subunit beta, mitochondrial-like, translating to MALANFCKGAILRNLGCRQLTLSARVAAPSEMYVRDALNSAMDEEMHRDDKVFLLGEEVAQYDGAYKISRGLLKKYGEKRVIDTPITEMGFAGLAVGAAMAGLKPICEFMTFNFSMQAIDQVINSAAKSHYMSAGSVKVPIVFRGPNGAAAGVAAQHSQCFAAWYGHCPGLKVVSPYSSEDCRGLLKAAIRDPNPVVVLENELMYGLSFPVSDEALSEDFIVEIGKAKIEREGKHITLVSHSRTVGFCLEAAEQLAAEGVSCEVINLRSIRPIDSDCIEKSIMKTNHLVTVEGGWPMFGVGAEICAQIMEGQAFDYLDAPAVRVTGADVPMPYAKVLEDGALPQVKDIVLSVRKTLHIHNDATQRV from the exons ATGGCTTTGGCCAATTTCTGCAAG GGAGCTATTTTACGCAATTTAGGATGTCGACAACTGACCCTATCAGCTCGTGTGGCTGCTCCAAGTGAG aTGTATGTTCGGGATGCTCTTAACTCAGCCATGGATGAAGAAATGCATAGAGATGACAAAGTGTTTCTTCTTGGTGAAGAAGTTGCCCAATATGACGGGGCATATAAA ATTAGCCGTGGTCTTCTGAAGAAATATGGTGAAAAAAGAGTGATAGATACACCGATTACTGAAATGGGATTTGCTGGTCTTGCAGTTGGAGCTGCTATG GCGGGTCTAAAGCCAATTTGCGAATTTATGACCTTCAACTTCTCAATGCAAGCGATTGATCAAGTCATTAATTCAGCTGCAAAGAGTCATTACATGTCAGCAGGATCAGTCAAAGTTCCGATCGTCTTCAGAGGACCAAATGGCGCAGCTGCTG GTGTTGCTGCTCAACATTCACAATGTTTTGCTGCTTGGTACGGTCATTGCCCAGGTTTGAAGGTAGTGTCACCTTACAGCTCAGAAGATTGTCGTGGATTGCTTAAAGCAGCGATAAGAGATCCCAACCCAG TTGTTGTTTTGGAAAATGAGCTGATGTATGGACTCTCCTTCCCCGTATCGGATGAAGCGTTGTCAGAAGAttttattgttgaaattggAAAGGCAAAAATCGAACGGGAAGGCAAGCATATCACCTTGGTGTCACATTCTCGAACAGTTGGATTCTGCTTGGAAGCAGCAGAACAACTTGCTGCGGAAGGAGTCAGCTGCGAG GTCATCAACTTGCGTAGTATAAGACCAATTGACAGTGATTGCATTGAGAAAAGCATCATGAAAACCAATCATCTTGTGACAGTGGAAGGGGGCTGGCCCATGTTTGGGGTTGGGGCTGAAATCTGTGCTCAGATAATGGAAG GTCAAGCGTTTGATTACTTGGATGCTCCTGCTGTTCGTGTGACTGGAGCTGATGTACCTATGCCATATGCTAAAGTCCTTGAAGATGGGGCCTTGCCTCAAGTAAAAGATATCGTGCTGTCTGTAAGAAAGACACTTCACATTCACAACGATGCCACTCAGAGGGTTTAA